The following are from one region of the Corylus avellana chromosome ca1, CavTom2PMs-1.0 genome:
- the LOC132167784 gene encoding acetylserotonin O-methyltransferase-like, translating to MEEKQREATWQEEEEQAEVAIWKYAFGFTEMAVVKCTIELGIADAIESHGSPMTLSELSSALACAPSPLYCIMRFLMHREIFKEELTTAHGSPGYAQTALSRRLMRHGERSVAALILLESSPVMLAPWHSLSARVLANETSPFDAAHGEDVWSYAAENPAHSQLINEAMACDARLAVPAMIHDCPEVFDGLGSLVDVGGGNGTTLQTLVKAFPWLRGINFDLPHVVSVATESIEVEHVGGDMFLSVPKADAVFLKWVLHDWGDKECIQILKKCREAIPEDKGKVIIVEAVIEEAETDKLTDVRLALDMIVMAHTNTGKERTFKEWGFVLGKAGFCRYTVKPIRAVQSVIEAFP from the exons atggaagaaaaacaaagagaagcaACATGGCAGGAGGAAGAGGAACAAGCGGAAGTGGCTATCTGGAAATACGCATTCGGGTTCACAGAAATGGCGGTAGTGAAGTGTACTATTGAGCTTGGGATAGCCGATGCCATTGAAAGCCATGGAAGCCCGATGACATTATCCGAGTTGTCGTCAGCTCTAGCATGCGCTCCGTCCCCCCTCTACTGCATCATGAGGTTTCTAATGCACCGCGAAATATTCAAAGAGGAACTCACCACCGCCCATGGCTCCCCAGGTTATGCACAAACGGCTCTGTCACGCCGTCTGATGAGACATGGAGAACGTAGCGTGGCGGCTTTAATTTTACTAGAAAGTAGCCCAGTGATGCTAGCACCATGGCACAGTCTGAGCGCCCGTGTTCTAGCCAATGAGACTTCGCCATTTGATGCGGCTCATGGCGAAGATGTATGGAGCTATGCTGCAGAGAATCCCGCTCACAGCCAGCTTATCAATGAGGCAATGGCTTGTGATGCTAGGTTGGCGGTGCCTGCCATGATTCACGATTGCCCAGAAGTATTTGATGGGCTTGGCAGTTTGGTGGATGTGGGTGGGGGCAACGGAACCACTTTGCAAACGTTGGTGAAGGCATTCCCATGGCTTCGAGGCATCAACTTTGATCTTCCTCATGTTGTCTCGGTTGCGACAGAGTCCATCGAAGTTGAACATGTCGGGGGTGACATGTTTTTAAGTGTTCCAAAGGCTGATGCTGTTTTCCTAAAG TGGGTTCTCCATGATTGGGGAGACAAGGAATGCATCCAAATCCTTAAGAAATGCAGAGAAGCCATTCCAGAGGATAAAGGGAAGGTAATAATTGTTGAAGCAGTGATTGAAGAAGCAGAAACGGACAAGCTAACTGATGTGAGGCTGGCTCTAGACATGATCGTGATGGCCCATACTAATACTGGCAAAGAGAGGACCTTCAAGGAGTGGGGATTTGTTCTTGGCAAGGCTGGATTTTGTCGATACACAGTGAAACCCATTCGTGCTGTGCAATCTGTTATTGAGGCTTTTCCGTAA